TTACACGATGCACTGCTGTTTAATGTGGCAGATGTGTTATATCAAGGCGCATCGCCTAGTGATGCTGTTAGCGAGTTAACCGCTGTTCAAGCGGGCGCACACTTTGAAACGGAAGGAGCGAGTGATCTGTATAGTTATTCCAATCGAAGAGAAGATCTTGCGATGTTATTTCAGTCTTACATGATGCATGAACATTGGGGTCTACAAGATCAATTTTTGTTTTTATCGCAAAACGAACAAATGACAGAGGGCTGTGAGCGTTATAGCGTGGAGTGGGGGCAAACTGGGCGGATGTTTGATCCTTTAGTTTATGAACGAATGATTTTAGTCGCAGAAGCATTACTAGAGATAGAGTTATCATTAAGATTTACTGTTGTGCTTGAAGCAACGCCAATCCCACCGGGGACATCATGGTGTGAGATCATCAACAGCATAAAAGACTAATCGCAAAGAAACCCTGATATAGATGCTTCTTTAAGTCACTTGGGTATATAAGAAAGCACTATTTAAATCGGCGCTCTAAATCGAGTAATTTTTGTTTGATATTACAACCGCCAGCGTAACCTCCTAAATCGCCACTTTTGGTGATCACGCGATGGCAAGGAACGACAATCGATAAGCTATTTTTACCATTAGCACTGCCAACTGCACGACAAGCTTTCGGATTATCAATTGCATCCGCTAATTGCTGGTAATGCCAAGTTTCACCATAAGGAATGGTAGTTAATGCTTGCCATACTTGATGTTGAAATGCGGTGCCTTGA
The genomic region above belongs to Photobacterium leiognathi and contains:
- a CDS encoding methylated-DNA--[protein]-cysteine S-methyltransferase, coding for MDIFFKLIDSPFGKITITANDTALLAVWFESHHIPSLHKATLNPEHPILRLCEQQLTEYFVSQRQQFSLPIAFQGTAFQHQVWQALTTIPYGETWHYQQLADAIDNPKACRAVGSANGKNSLSIVVPCHRVITKSGDLGGYAGGCNIKQKLLDLERRFK